The DNA sequence GTGACTGGTTGGTGGCTACAGCTGAGCTTTAAGGCGACCTCTATTATGAATAAGTAAGTCATACCCTGAGGCATTAAAATACAAATGGGGGCCTGATGAAAGATAAATTTAAGTGAAGCCAATTGTGGGATGTTGCATTGATCTCCGATTCTCATTAACCCATTTAAGAATTGTCCTTCTTTGAGGATGGCGAGGGAATTGTTGCCCTGgaatttaaatgttgtgtttcaggttcATTATCTTTTATATGTAGCACACATGAAATGGTGTCTTTCCTGTCAGGTTACCTATCGACTGACCTATCGACTGACGTTTTCTTTGGGGAAAGTTAAACATTATAGTCGAGGGTTATGAATGCAAAATAACAACCTGGGATCACCGTTTGATTTAACAGCAGCACATTAGACAGGCACCTTCTGTACTTTTCCCATAAGAGTCCCTGATACCAGTACACCTTGCGCAAATGCCTACCAGGGGGAACTAAGATTaacttaaaacattttacttaTGGGTCACTGAATTAAATAGCTTAGTACAAGTTAGATCAAGTGGGAAGTACCACAGTTAATTTTCCGTTTAATGTTATAATACTAAAAAACACTGTCCAGTAATGGACCAGTTTATTTTGAGGTCTGTTTTAGTGGGGGTGAGAGAAGGTCCTGTAACCTGGTGCAGTATTGAAGAAAACGGAAGAGAATTATAAGCAtccaaatgtttgtgtatgctGTCAATGAGTGGGTCAAACTTCGAAGATCGGTCGAAATGAGAGTTCAATTTCAACGATGATAGTGAAACTAAAGTGATAAGATTGCCAAAGATCaatgattgatttatttgaGAGGATGGATAACTGTGGACAAGTTTTAGACACCAAACCTCtttatttgtcttcatttttggTGAGTATTATTTGCACTTGTCAAACCCCAGCCTGCAAATAGCACCCGGATAAAGTCAAACTGTTAATGTAAtgtcaattttaaaaaaaaaaatgtaaattatagtTGTCAGGTCATAACAGTCTAAGTCTATCAACACCATAGCTTAATAGTCAGATCGAATCATGGATATGGAGAATGGTGACACCTCTGTTGATtataacatgaaaacattgGTGTCAGACCTTGCTTTTACACATCGTTTTTTTTGCTGACCTCAGTACAAAGGAGATGACTCTCTTCCCTCAAACCCCCGACCTGTTAAGCTCTCAGTGCTGGATCCATAATGATCCATGTTGGATCAATCCACTAAAGCCCCTCTGCCTCATCCTAGTTTTCCTGTCATATGTTCTGCAGTAATGACTGTTGAAAGTCACACAACAAGATTAATCTGTACAAGAGTCCAATAAGATAGATGCTTATGTTGAGCGTTCAGCTAGTACCAAGTATTCAAAGGCGGTGTTTCTAAAAATGGATCGAACATGTGCAGGGCGCGCTCTGGGAGTTGTGTGCATACATCCCTGAAGGTGTACAGATGCAGATTTGCATTGACTACCTTCTCAGGCCCTGAGGAGACACAGGTTTCTAATTTGGTCCTCTCTCCACCCCCAGACGAAATTCTATACGGGAGCGATCCTGCTGGGCTGGATGACTTATGATGATCAGGCAGATAACTAGCTCGAGTCGATTCTCTCCTGCTGGTCTTTCCTGTTGTCATCTCACACATGATCTGTTACTATTCATGCCTGGTGTATTTGTGGACACTGTTGTGTGGTTGGATTGCACCGTTCTGGGCATCACTCTGCATATCGCCACGTCTGAAATCATCGGTGCAGACGCTTCGTGACATTTcggaaaaagagagaaaaacaaacacaggaaaataTCTGCTGCTCCCCAGAGAGGAATCCACCACCTGCCTGAGTCATCTTATATGGGAGGAAAACACGCACACGATGAGTGTTGCACCGAGTCAGAATCACAGATGACGCAGATTAGTTGAATTTATTATCTTGGTAAGGGAGAGGATGACAGTCTGAgggtcacagtgatgtcataaCTGCAGGATAACAAGGCCTAATACAACATTATAATTGGCTTCAGGTACATTTTTGATTGtcacatgtaatgtgaacgtgatatgatATGTTTTGTAGACATTTTATGCTGACTGGGCCGCTGATTTACTcttctttaggttcaattttcagtgttatgttttcacaatgctgtgctcatGTTCTGGTTAGGCTAAGGCACGAAACACTTGGTTGGGGTAAAGAAAAGGTGAAGTTTTTCacttaaaacacctgttttggtTGGCACGAGCACAGCTTGAGATGTCCCAACGTCTCGTCAAAAACACCCATGTTTAGTCGccataaaaacaaagctgacaCCATTGTCGCAGACGCTTcgtgacattttggaaaaagagagaaaaacaaacacaggaaaataTCTGCTGCTCCCCAGAGAGGAATCCACCACCTGCCTGATTCATCTTATATGGGAGGAAAATGCGTACAAGATGAGTGTTGCACCCAGTCAGAATCACAGATGACGCAGATTAGTTGCATTTATTGTCTCAGTAGCAGAGAGGATGGCGGTCTGAGGGTCACAGTGATGTAAACTGCAGAATTACAAGGCTCAATGTGACATTTTGGTCATGACAGCCCATTATAACTGGATTCATGTACATTTTTGGATATGTAAAAAGGCGTAAACCCTCCCTGGCTGCACAGCAGATGAAACCAAGCTGCACTTCTCTGTGTCTGAAGCAGCACAGCCTATGCTGACAGCTCTTTATGAGAAAAGTGCATATACAATCCTTCAGACTATCTCCTGAATGCTAATTGGATTGTAAGcacagagtccacctcagtGATGCAGTAACATCTATCCCAGCACCAGAGAGCTCCGACTTGTCTGAGTCAGTGATTACCCAGCCCAATTCTGACTGCCCCctcccatctgtctctctcccatCCACCTCTTCAGGACAATCATGTTAGACAAAAGTGGGATTATTAATTTTAGCAAGCGGAGGATAGACACACTAGAGAGCCTCTGTGTATTGGATGTATATCTATATGCTGTACAGTCAGAGTGACGTCTGAGCCGCAGACTGATGCCGAAAAGTGGAAAAAGCACAAATGCTCCCAGAGGAGCGTGTTGCCACTGTTGGttggatgcagcagcagcatcagaggaAAAAGCCCACACCCAGAGTGTCTATTGATAGCACAGCGAATTTGTTGTTATTCTGTGAATCCCGCAGGCAGTGCAGCAACAGATTAGAGCTCAAAAGGTATGTAGCCTGACGTTACGCAGCATAATGCGAGCAGCTGAATGAGGGAGACAGCGGCGCAcccctccctctcgctccctctttcactttctccaaGGTTCTATAGTGCCAGATTTTACTGCTGCGAAAAAAGCTGAACACGAGTGAAACTTATTGATTCAGCTTTTAGCCTCATCATTATCCACCCTGTGCAGTATCTCTGTCCAGTGTGGTACCTGCACGGTCCTCATCCTGCACCATCACAGTTCTCGACAGGCTCCAGAGAGGCTTTTACGTCCTCTTGTTGCTCGTTTGCAGAGCCGGCCGGTCCTCTCTGGTTTGTGGCACTTCCCCTCAGGACATACACTGCTATGTCCTCCGGCCTGTCACTACTGCTGCATCGCTCCATGTATTGTCTGATGTCTGGCAGAGGCTTCAAGTCAActgcacctcacacacacacacacacacacacacacacacacacacacacacacacacacacacacacacacactgagcagacGTGCCCATTGGCGCTCGCCTCAGTGATTCCTGTCGACATCTTCCTATCTTTTTTACTATGTCAGATGAAATTACACTGCTGGCGTATCATGTATGGGTGCGTGTGACAACtcactgtctgctgctgtcatcatTAGCAATGGGCTGTGTTTCACAGCCTGCTTTTTTGCACCTTGTACACAAACAACTGCAAAAGCTTATCTCCTGTCATCGAGTActtcaaacacactgatgacacaccCATCTCCAGTCTCCTCCTCAGCAACACTGACTCTCTTCCGGACTTCAAACAGTACAGTCCCAATTTCCAACCCCGTCAACAGAATAGATGTTGgcaacctttttctttttgatgcaTCTCTATGTTTCTTTACattaaatgttctatttttattgtgacagtgctgtggtTGTGAtctggttatgtttaggcacagTGATATGATACAGTTTGGCCTGAAATACCTCTTGTGATCACCACAAACACGACTGGAAATTGTCCTGTGGTAACCTTAAAAATatctagtgatgtcactctgatATTGAAATGCTTTTGTCCCGCCTAGAAGATATCCAGCGGTCACTGCCATCATCCCCTTCACTGACCCAATATTACAATCTGCTTtttaacatgtaatgtgaacgtgatacAACACATActgttgaaatgtaaatatagtaCATAGCCTATGACACATACAAACGTTTACCTATTAGTGATTTAGAGAATtgttacctgccaacatttcatcTTGGCAACCGCACTGCTGATTTAAGggggctatttttttttttttactttttttttacaatgctTTGATTATGATCTTGGTAGGTTTACGCACAAAACCACTTTATTAatgttttgacttaaaatatctgttttagtTGCCACAAATTCAACTGGAGATATCTGGACGTCTCATCAAATCAACCAGCGTTGTTCCCCCAGAcgcagctggagatgtcccgGCTTCTCATCTCAAATGCCAGAGTTTGTCGCCACAGTCACAGCTGCGAATTGTCCCAGGCGTGCTTGAAAATATCAAGTGGTCTCATGCTCACAGATGTTGAGGCATagtctcaaactgcagtcagtgGCCCGGCAGCTTTTCCGCCTCGTAACTCAACCACCATGTTCCTCACCTCCCCGATATCGACAGTctggtcataaacatgtaatatggTACATAGCCTATGAAACgcacaaatgtgaacatatcagtggttgGCAGAAACATTTATCTTGGCAACTGAGCTCCTGGTGGAGCACAACATGGGAGTGTAGATTAGCTCCTTCTTATAAGCTCAGCAGCCCTCTCCTGAAAAACACCTGACCCACACTCCCAGACCCACCAGCATCCCTGGAGAAAGAGTAGAAGTGATTGAGTCGATACTGTGAATACACAGACATCACTTTGGATAAAAGCTTCAGCGTCAACCAGCACACCATGAaaactcagaaacatttgagaCAACGACTCTTAGTCATCCTCGTCAGCACAGagtcacctcctcctcctcctcctcctcctccgccccccccccccccccccctcctgctgTATCGTAGCATAATTGAGTCACTCCTGCTATATGGAACcatctgtttctttgatatGTGTCGAGTGACAAACTGGAGGGCATTCCTCACAGTTTCACTTACAGCTGCCAAAATAATCAGTCTTGCCACATCCTATTTGGAAATCACATATGCATTTACCCGCACCAGCGTCATTTCACTGTGGTCACTAATGTACAGCAGGCCTCGTTTGTCATACGCTTCGCTCCGTCTGTTTCACCCTGTTAGAATCACAGTCTGTCAGCTTGGTTTACGTTTGTATTTTACAGATCCATTGTGTTTGTGGTCTGTTTGCGATGTTTCCCTGTGTTCATTTATTGCACAAATATGTGTGTGGATAGAGTTTGATAAAACAGGCTTGGCAGGAGGAGATGGTTCCGACTAGGCTTTAAATCTGGCACCGGGATATGTGCTTGTATCGCCACTGGCAGCAgatattgttgttatttcagaCGTAATATGTAGATTCATAGAGAGCAAGCAGATGAAGGGGGAGGCATGATTATTACTTATTGATTAGTGGCTGTTTAGCTTATGGTGGTCACTGATGATGAAGTCATCGTTTGCTACCTTTGAAATCAGCCCTGTATCAGTGTGTGGCAATCAAAGGGAGTGAATCTGGTGACTTGCCAAATATGAAGTCAGCAGTTTCCTGGCTCACAAATTTGTCCGCAATTTGGGCTGCCACTTActtttcacaattaatcaattagtctataaaatgaccaaaaaaaattgcattgtgggtaatgtaggctcgACAGGGAAGAAgaattatttaaatacacaagACGGCATCTCAGGTTATCTCAGATGTTATTTACATCTTTGATGCACCTGCTTCAAATGCTGTTAGCTTTGCAGCTGCAGGGAATATTTTGTCTTATAAAGAAAATTAATCTCacctttaaaattaatttgGGAGCTTCCAGAGACATAGATGATGATGTATGAGTCCACATCAGCTTCAGTTGCTTGGGAGTATACCTGTTTtactgcgaagctccagaaatgtcttgcGGACAGCAACATTACTTAATAATGactaaaattacatttttgcttgaacTTAAAACCCTTAAAGTATGGACTCAAAGAGAAACAACTTGGATCATGGATTTGATGATTTTTGACTTGAACTGACAAAGGCATGCATTTTCAGCCAAATGAAAAAGCTCTTTTTGGGGACATGAGTTTAaaagtgtctttctttctgcccACCTGCAGGCTGTGATAGCGCAGCATGACAGACACTGTGATGAGCAGCAGCTCGGATCGCTGGGTGTCCAACGACAGGCAGAGGATGCATGCTAGGTAAGCGTGGTTGTCAGAGCGTTTCCAGATTGTTGAGCTCCTCTATACGTCTAACACTGTGCTGTTCTCTCCATTGTGTCCCCTGCATCCCTCCGATGCGTGATGTGCGACACAGTGATAAAGAGCAGTAAGTAGACAAACTCCTGCTCCGCCCTCTCTTATCTGCATCGTATATGTCTGTGTCGATGCAGCAAATGTGTGcttattcattcattgtgtTGGCTCTGTTCACACATGTGTGCGAATGTGCTGATTGGATATTATGTAGTAGAATTACAGAAGCACTGTTGCACAGCTggagaaattttttttttggctgacaGGGGCAACTGGACCGTGCAGCCAGGCCCTGGTTCTGGTCAAGACCTgacagatgaggagaaagagattATAAACAGCGTGATCGCCCGTGCTGAGAAAATGGAGGCCATGGAGCAGGAGAGAATCGGGTGAgagattgtaaaaaaaaaaaaaaaaaaatgcagcggTTTCTCCGATATGCGTTGATAAAAACGGGATCGCCTGACGCATTTCGACCCGCGTTAATTATCAGTGACATTTTAAGTAAGATCTCACCCTGTGCTACTGCAGGCGCTTGATAAACAGGCTGGACGACATGAAGAAGACTGTGTGCGGTGATGGAATGTCCCGCTGTTTGCTGTGTGGGGAGCAGCTGGGCTCACCTGGGGTCAGCTCAGTGGTGTGCGAGGACTGCAAAAAGGTAAGTCAGACACACTCCTCTGCTGCATCACACAAACGTTTCAGACAATATAACAGGTCGCGGTCTCTGAGCTGTGTATCTGTAATAACATCGTAAAGGGCGAGCAGCTGGAAATCTCTATTTTCTCCTGTCGCGTAGAACATGTGTACCAAGTGTGGTACACAGTGTGGCAGTCGGCCTCGCGCGGTGTGGCTATGCAAGATCTGCAGAGAACAGCGAGAGGTGAGTGCTTTACACCtgtgaacaaataaaagaaatcaattGTGTTTTGGATAGACTGTGACACATATTTCCTCAGGTGTGGAAGAGGTCTGGTGCCTGGTTCTTCAAAGGTTTCCCAAAGCAGTACCTGCCTTCGCCCATGCCATTATCTAAAGGAAAAGAGACAGCTGGCCAGGATGCAGCAGAGCCCAAGGGCCGGCCAGCCTCTCAGCCCAGGGAGGCAGCAAACCAACCACAAGCAGCAGGTAAGAGCCGCCCCTTGAGCTTTTAGTCTGCAGTCTTTTATAAGCAATGATGAATTTTTACGTCAGGCGACTTGCAGGTCCTTTCCACCGATCTGTGGTTGACTTGTTTGCTTGTTGTCACAAAGGTAGGTTTCCAATATATAGAGAGCTCTTTATGAAGGCATCTGCTGAGATGGAGAGGCAAAGGTATGCCCCCTCTATTGGACCACCTTATTTATACAAAATATGTCCATTAGTGTCACAAGTCACAGATTAAGGGATGGCAGAAATCACAGATGGTATTGTCCCCCCAGGTGGTTCACTATTTAAAGTGTGCACACACCCATGTACTATACAAATCCATTAACAGTGGAGAATACCATTAATAGGGGGTGCAATCCCTGCAGAAACAAAGtcaatatttaaatgttttcttactgGTGATGCAGTTTTGACCCCGATAAATAGGCAAGTCAAAACAATCGGCAAACTCCGCAGTCTCATTAGATCAGCATCTGCACATGAACCCTCATGCAACCCTGCCTCCCATTGCTCTTTTCCAAACTATCAAACCTTTTATCTGCTGCCCAAATTTGGCAGCACCGCCCACAGTTACAGAGGAGGGGGATGAAGAGCTCAATTAAGCTGTCGGAAGGTGCATGCTGTGACATGGGCATGAGCCCCCAGGTGGTGCTGGCACAATGGGTCGCATCGTAACATTTCACACCTTCACCGTGATTACCTGAGCAGCGTGACATCCCCCATATAAAAGAGAGGCGTAGCTAGAGCAGACAGACGGACCATCTAGCTGCGGCATGTACAGTAGCCGACTGCCACAGCGTGCTGTAGTGTATGTAGGTCAATGCCTTTGCAACGAAAAAGCTGCAACATCAAAAGTATCCAGAGAGACTAGGCAGTATCACACATTCCACTGCAGTAGGAGCCTGAAGTAGTGTGATTATGCATTATTCTCCCTTATGTATAGTGCGTCTGTGTATTTACTGTAACATGCAATCCATGCTTATTTTTAGCGCCAGAGCCACAGGGCCGTGCTGGTTACCCACCTGTGGCCCCTAAACCATCAGCTGTGCGTATGGCCACAGGTGGGGCTGGCCCTGAAGAGGCAGGGCAGGGCAGCCCAGTGGTGATGAAGAAGATGGTGCCCGTCCAGAGCACCAGGCCTCAGCCCGCCCCATCGGCCTCGCTGGCCCAGCAGGGTGAGACACAGTCCCAAACATTAACCCAGTTAGGCATGAATGATAGAAAGTTAcatcttttttcaaaatttgtTTTTAGTctaaacaagtaaaaaaaacaaacaaatggtgCCATTATTTGAAGTAGTTGTAGATGTCCACTTCAGTAGTCAACGGTATGAAAACTTATTCTGGAATAACTGTTAAATCCTGTTAGTCTCCGAAAACCAGGGAGGTAAAGCTACTTCTTATCCCTTTACTTTTATcaagatttaattttttttttcaatatcttttctctctgactgaaaaaaatatcCATCCGGTCCAATAGACGTTGGGCTCCCAAGAGCATGTTCTGCCTATTGGATCTATATTTAGTTAAAATGGGGCTATATTTAGATACAGCCTAAGACATATTGCGCTCACTTTCAGGTTCATAATCATCATTCATTAGGATAGgttagaataggtttacatgcttgagtgctcaaaaacacatttgacacgttttctgtctgaaacacacaatacCCAGTcgtctgtgattggtcagctcacacatgcctgacccagaGCCACTGACAACAATAGAgtagctgtgctaaatcaattcttaagtTGCAGAACTGCTGCTAAACATAATttatgtagtgtgatgtcacaaagtcacagaattaaaggctgGGCTACCtacgaggcgtttcaggagcaatgttttctgtgggagagagggacCTTTGTCGGTGTGGACTCattaactttcaagatcttttgTATGAACAAGAACCATATAAAAACACTCAAGGagaggaacaaaaataaaaagagccGATTAGAGCCTTCTGTGCATAACACCCACTGGTGTGGACAGATGTATTTTCGGTCACAGAAAAACGTTGAGGAAAAATCTTGCAAAAATATGCATAAAACTATTTCTAAAACCCTATTTAATTGAACTCCGTGAAATAATAATGTTcaaatgataatgatataaaGGATGTCATGGACAAGGCTTTTGGGGTCCACCATCTGGTGACTGGGAAGTGGTGCCCCAGCTTGAATGGTCAAAAATGGCTTCCATATATCTGTCCACTGTAGTAGACACCGTGCATGAAAGGGTTGACCAAACAACGCATCCTGAACCGTGTCGATTTGTGCAGTCTCAGAGGGTTCAATGTGGTTGCAGGTCCAGTGGCAGGAGATGGAGGTGCCTACGCCACGAGTGCAGTTCCTCCAGAGCAGAGAGCGCCTCCTGCAGTAAGAGAGGAGCGGAGGCAGCCCGCTGCCTACAGTGCTCCTCCCGCCCGGCAGCAGCCTCCcccagctgaggaggaggaggaagccaaTGACTATGACTCTGATGAAGCCAGTGAGTACACCATCTGCTCTCCCTTCGCATAGAGTACGGTGGCTGTGTCGACTTTAATTCCACCTCATGTACACTGATTTCTTTTCACTCATTTAAGGTAAATGGCAGCAGATGGGGAGGGTAAAGCTAAACATATTGTCATGCAGCATACCGTATTGGCTGTTGATTAACTTAATTTGGCAGCTACTCTGTTCCGCTGAGGGACTCTGAGTCATACCGTGGTGACGCTTGATTTTTGCCTTTTAGTCTGCTGGTTATAATTCATCTCTATAAACTGCTCAATAGTCCTCGCAAACACCAAGTATCATTCTGGCAGCATCTATTGAGCTGGGTCgaaaatgacaaatgttcagCACCGTTTGTTATCGAAGCATGATAATCAATATCTGAGGAAGTATAGCAGAGGAAGATGTCAGGACGTCAGGAAAGAAGTGTATCACTAAATCAATACGTATGCTGTGTAATTGTACAGTTTCTTCGTatatcacattttaatcatGAGAACGGTGGCGTGCCATGCATGGTCTGTGCCTGCAGCGTCAAGCTGCCTTTCTACTCTCTCCGGGGGATTGGgtgttaatttattttattgaggTCCGGGAATAGGGAGCTGTGCAAATAATTTGAGATACAACGGGGCTAACAGGATATAGATTGCCCTTGTGTTTGACCGAATCCCCTGTGTTGGGAGTGAAAATGGCAGAAATAGTATTGGTTTCATGTGCCTGTTCTCTATAGAGATGTAATGGGGAGAACAGAGACGGTGCTGACTGGTTTCGCTGGTTAGAACTGCTTCTGTGTTATGGATCTGAATTTACTGATTGTAGTAATGTAGTCTAAAAGCTGAATTCAATTTGGCATGGTTATGCTACATTTTTAATCTGGCATAGTCTGATAACCACAATTTGAAGTTGAATCTCTACAAGTGTGCATTTGATCAGATCTAGTAGTATATCTGATTAAAAATATGGGATGATGAGCTTGTGCTGCTTATTCTTCTTCCATGCATGTGACTGTCAGTTTGTAGAGACTGAAATTTCACTGTTTGACAGATTGCCTTgcctttctgctctgctctgttgtaGATCCTCTGAATATTGTCAGGTCAGATTTGACTTGTTTaattgtttgatttatgtttgaagataaaatatgtaagaattcttCATTAATATgtctaaaaaaacaactacaacatcaaatacaatatatattttgttgtactttttgtttAATGTACTTACATTACCCCAAACATTTCcagcaatgttcaaacccagacaAATCCAGGAATTTATTCAAGGCTTCAGTGTTTGTAGCCACGTGCAGGATGGGGAAGTCGTTGAATGAAACTCAGTTCCCCTCAGACAGATTTTTATCAGCAATAGTGTTTGTTTAATGCTGTGTTCACCATCAGCGAAACAGTTTAAACTTGTgatgacttgtgtttttttgcattactCCCGGGTGTTTATTCGCCCCAAACAGAGAGAATACTTGCTTACTGTACTTACTGTACATCAGCTGTGAACTAGCAGGCAATGGCAAAggttctttctcttctgttccccctcttcctgtctgtgatgtacgtggagtacagtacatttctcctccagctcttgtTGGAtttcaacattacagaacataaacaccatACAATGGTGAATGGTCACCTTTGCCGGCTGCTGCTACAGTCAGGCTGAtgaacaggagtgaagataaatgcactgtttaatcccaaaagttatAAAATAATCTCTGAGCTCTAGTTAGTCAGCTTCAGACTGGAGCAGAATGGGATGTGGCTCTGGGTGATTactcctccagcaggtctggCTCTGCCCGACCCTGACTCCCTCCCTCACAGCAGCTGCGGTGGCTTCTTTTGTTAGAAAGCAGCAAAAAttgcatattgtgtgtttaaatgaaatTCCCATCTGCCTCAGatgtcatttcttttcaatGCTGATTCAAATGgaagcatgctaacatgctaatggtAAACATGATAAACATGTTAGCaccatgttagcatgctgacatttagCATGTTAAGCTTGAAACAAAGCTGTGATTGCAGTTGTTGCATTGTGTCATTGGAGCTGATGAAGCCCAGA is a window from the Acanthopagrus latus isolate v.2019 chromosome 5, fAcaLat1.1, whole genome shotgun sequence genome containing:
- the LOC119019312 gene encoding rabphilin-3A-like isoform X2, encoding MTDTVMSSSSDRWVSNDRQRMHARGNWTVQPGPGSGQDLTDEEKEIINSVIARAEKMEAMEQERIGRLINRLDDMKKTVCGDGMSRCLLCGEQLGSPGVSSVVCEDCKKNMCTKCGTQCGSRPRAVWLCKICREQREVWKRSGAWFFKGFPKQYLPSPMPLSKGKETAGQDAAEPKGRPASQPREAANQPQAAAPEPQGRAGYPPVAPKPSAVRMATGGAGPEEAGQGSPVVMKKMVPVQSTRPQPAPSASLAQQGPVAGDGGAYATSAVPPEQRAPPAVREERRQPAAYSAPPARQQPPPAEEEEEANDYDSDEATTLGSLEFSLLYEQESNSLICSILKAKGLKPMDSNGLADPYVKLHLLPGASKSNKLRTKTLRNTRNPAWNETLTYHGLTDEDMQRKTLRLSVCDEDKFGHNEFIGETRVALKKLKMNQKKNFNVCLERVIPTKRTATAGGARGISLYEDEPGKEGGEIEERGRILMSLMYSTQTNRLIVGVVRCVHLAAMDANGYSDPYVKICLKPDMGKKGKCKTQIKKRTLNPEFNEEFSYDIKHSELAKKSLDISVWDYDIGKSNDYIGGCQLGITAKGERLKHWYECLKNKDKKIERWHTLYNENHVASD
- the LOC119019312 gene encoding rabphilin-3A-like isoform X1, yielding MTDTVMSSSSDRWVSNDRQRMHASDKEQGNWTVQPGPGSGQDLTDEEKEIINSVIARAEKMEAMEQERIGRLINRLDDMKKTVCGDGMSRCLLCGEQLGSPGVSSVVCEDCKKNMCTKCGTQCGSRPRAVWLCKICREQREVWKRSGAWFFKGFPKQYLPSPMPLSKGKETAGQDAAEPKGRPASQPREAANQPQAAAPEPQGRAGYPPVAPKPSAVRMATGGAGPEEAGQGSPVVMKKMVPVQSTRPQPAPSASLAQQGPVAGDGGAYATSAVPPEQRAPPAVREERRQPAAYSAPPARQQPPPAEEEEEANDYDSDEATTLGSLEFSLLYEQESNSLICSILKAKGLKPMDSNGLADPYVKLHLLPGASKSNKLRTKTLRNTRNPAWNETLTYHGLTDEDMQRKTLRLSVCDEDKFGHNEFIGETRVALKKLKMNQKKNFNVCLERVIPTKRTATAGGARGISLYEDEPGKEGGEIEERGRILMSLMYSTQTNRLIVGVVRCVHLAAMDANGYSDPYVKICLKPDMGKKGKCKTQIKKRTLNPEFNEEFSYDIKHSELAKKSLDISVWDYDIGKSNDYIGGCQLGITAKGERLKHWYECLKNKDKKIERWHTLYNENHVASD